One segment of Solanum stenotomum isolate F172 chromosome 1, ASM1918654v1, whole genome shotgun sequence DNA contains the following:
- the LOC125846522 gene encoding uncharacterized protein LOC125846522, with translation MDKFLIKLPKPKDGQPSSSSNQPFVSSQVAPEVQRHINSFPFSNTDNMLDFKSLEADPKDQMPISSYGPNIRDTNELESRGNVRDSFTRAGFRCWNKALERFKKHVGKVLLLTNELNKVLQKKDQDIANAMGLLDLSKKRLQMMREDEWDSMMDEVSLFCGKHGISIPKMNEGYSNRKSKRKMFNISYLHHFRVEVFYAVIDLALQELNNRFDVVTSDLLLGMASLSSVDSFANFHKDRIMKLSEYYSSEFGDKELRELNFQLDDFIVYAQKCDSKFLNLKGIKDLARVMIETKLDQTWLLVKLTLIILVATASVERAFSSMKYIKNDLRNRMDEYLLNGCLVFYIERSIFKNVSNYAIIDRFQNMKTRRGQL, from the exons ATGGATAAGTTTCTCATCAAGTTACCAAAGCCAAAAGATGGCCAACCAAGTTCTAGCTCTAATCaaccatttgtgagttcacaagTTGCTCCGGAAGTTCAAAGACATAtaaattcttttccattttcaaataCGGATAATATGCTTGATTTTAAATCTCTTGAAGCAGATCCCAAAGATCAAATGCCTATTTCATCTTATGGTCCTAATATTCGAGATACG AATGAACTTGAAAGTCGTGGAAATGTCAGAGATTCATTTACAAGAGCTGGTTTTAGGTGTTGGAACAAAGCTTTAGAAAGATTCAAAAAACATGTTGGTAAG GTGTTGCTATTGACGAATGAGTTGAATAAAGTTTTACAAAAGAAAGATCAAGATATCGCTAATGCTATGGGATTGCTTGACCTTTCAAAGAAACGATTGCAAATGATGAGAGAGGATGAATGGGACTCTATGATGGATGAGGTTAGCTTATTTTGTGGTAAACATGGTATTTCAATTCCCAAAATGAATGAAGGCTACTCTAATAGGAAGTCAAAGCGTAAGATGTTCAATATTTCATATTTGCATCACTTTCGTGTGGAAGTATTTTATGCCGTCATTGATTTGGcacttcaagaactcaataatcgTTTTGATGTGGTGACTAGTGACTTGCTCCTCGGTATGGCTAGTTTGAGTTCGGTTgattcatttgctaattttcacAAGGATAGGATAATGAAACTATCCGAGTACTATTCAAGTGAGTTTGGTGATAAAGAGCTTCGGGAACTCAATTTTCAACTCGATGATTTTATTGTCTATGCTCAAAAGTGTGATAGCAAGTTTCTCAACTTGAAAGGAATCAAGGATCTTGCAAGAGTGATGATAGAGACAAAACTAGATCAAACTTGGTTACTTGTGAAGCTAACTTTGATTATTCTTGTTGCTACCGCAAGCGTGGAAAGAGCATTCTCATCAATGAAGtacataaagaatgatttgcGTAATAGGATGGATGAATATCTTTTGAATGGTTGTTTAGTTTTCTATATAGAGCGTAgtatatttaaaaatgtaagtAATTATGCCATTATTGAtcgttttcaaaatatgaaaactcgTCGAGGACAGTTGTGA